Part of the Sphaerochaeta associata genome is shown below.
GCTCGTTCAGCGGTATCCAGAAACGTCTGGGCATGACCTCTTGCAAGGCAAGTTCAGTCTGCTCTGGCGTTTTGGTATGTACCCAGCCAAGACGGTTTGCGATCTGATGGACATGGCAGTCCACGCAAATTGCATCGATCTGATACCCCAGATTCAACGTAAGATTCGCAGTCTTGATGCCCACTCCCGGCAGTGCAAGCAGCTCGTGTTGGGTATCGGGAACCCTGCCCTCATACTGTTCAATCAATCGCAGTGAAATCAAGCGTATGTTTTTAGCCTTGGTTTTATAAAATCCTGCCGGATAGATGGCCTCTTGGATGGCCTGTTCGGAAAGACAGGCCATGGCATGGGGATCACCGGCCAGTGCAAAGAGGCGTTGGCTAGCTGCAAGGGTGACCTCATCCTTGGTTCTGAGCGAAATGAGGGTGGCGATCAATACCCGGAAGGGATCATGCTCCCGCTCGGCGATTATGGAGACGGAGGGCAGTATCTGTCCCTCAGCTTCAATGGCTTTTCTGAATTGTTCAAAAAGATTATCCCAATACTGTTCATTCATACTCTAGGGCCTACCATGCCACAACAAAAAAAGCAACGCTCACTTGACCTTTTTATGGTTACGCTCTAGCGTATTTTCATGATAATCGTACTGAAAAAACAAATCAGCGAAATGCAGAAAGAGTCGATCAGATCCTTTCTGGTGGAGAAGGGCTACACCGTCAAGGAAATCGTTGGGCAGGAAGAGACTGTCTTCGGTGCCGTCGGGCAGAGCACCCTCGATATCCGTGAGGTTGAGCTGCTCGAAGGGGTGGCCAATGTCGTGCCCATCAGTAAACCATACAAGCTCGCTTCGCGTGAGCTGAAGAAAGAGGATACCATTGTTACCGTCGGCAAGGTGAAAATCGGCGGTAACCGCATTGCAATCATAGCAGGGCCCTGCGCCGTTGAGTCGCGTGAACAGATCATGAGCATTGCGGCCTCGGTGCGTGAAGCGGGAGCAGTGATTCTTCGCGGCGGGGCCTTCAAACCCCGTACCAGTCCCTATGCTTTCCAAGGCTTGGGTGAAGAGGGGTTGAAGTACCTCAAGGAAGCCGGAGAAACCTATGGCATGCCGGTGACCACCGAAATCGTCAATCCTTCCGATGCTCCCATGATGACCAAGTACATCGATATGTTCCAGATCGGTGCGAGGAACATGCAGAACTTCGAACTGTTGAAGGCGGTCGGGAAGACCGGCATGCCGGTGCTGCTCAAGCGCGGCTTGTGCGCCACGATC
Proteins encoded:
- a CDS encoding endonuclease III domain-containing protein, with protein sequence MNEQYWDNLFEQFRKAIEAEGQILPSVSIIAEREHDPFRVLIATLISLRTKDEVTLAASQRLFALAGDPHAMACLSEQAIQEAIYPAGFYKTKAKNIRLISLRLIEQYEGRVPDTQHELLALPGVGIKTANLTLNLGYQIDAICVDCHVHQIANRLGWVHTKTPEQTELALQEVMPRRFWIPLNELLVRYGQLICTPVSPFCSKCPQAQRCPKIGVSRSR